Proteins encoded within one genomic window of Plasmodium cynomolgi strain B DNA, chromosome 11, whole genome shotgun sequence:
- a CDS encoding adapter-related protein complex 3 beta 2 subunit (putative) produces MDSINFNIKVPLLEKAATNVKDIISHIRLNDGIYFDRSKYNKEEITNDLRSNNVQKKIQGVKRLLIAHSMKEDVSEFYVEVLNNLSNKNRTLKKLIYNYLSLYGDRNADLSMLTVNSFKKDILSNDFQIRAYALRAMCCCRSLEMINIVMDSLKIMAKDRSPYVRKTAADVIPSIYNVDPDRYLLIMHPFHQTYLIDLLLLYCRVFYRDPLTNNNINFKELFRVFGYLDGGDTEEGGEEAEESSPSRVIPDKGEKWKHRPGEDSPNVQCIPRNGTGTSRRRSPSPYHSHYCTGDEWDDEWDDEQEQQQQQQQPQQQRRYGVDIELFIKKLLLLLSSCSYNVVIQSISSLYHLTKFTFKESMIQAIISCIMKCSMEGNDHMYALFIRSVQSIIIHLRQDFAAYLSFFYISALDSTVKKKIKIDMLYILSNEENRPIVLEELLHALFQPGNEDLIVKKLFRHITAVAVVDSSCLSTVMQHIIALLNSSLELYSYEAILSLRQLLRQSDVERISQINFFLTRIFFTIESTEVQASVLWTLAKYQNFMDHLLLFDFARMLVKRFEHMEGALKVHVLHFVLKVWAYQYAIWFLHGRGAAGEGQNGNAAGEKQNGEGTGEKRVWERPAATTSIYQEQHSKLAQGTNNHVVHMAQHLEDFAKYERLCKLALLQGSRPEERFDIQETSKFYANIMLRIRELANKGDLNVTFWQRDLYREAVNEYTLPLCYLKHVFLNTGNGDPSGVLRLSREEMQRVRNSPVGAAQGVEHDGYGDYHFDLDHNCNGSGNRSGDLDGNLDYGDGDVQVDLKNPAVLQLNTMSSILNRRLPSYVELPDFADEDLPRSAHMTNRKKTKQPLTSISSRDVQISYTAHLSSNQIFSDVDDFYREEGNLVDRQTGYTQNTLRNAHKQMLHPTSGLLTNRGTKIQGEDDESDDEQNGGPPKVGDSADTYLGECISATNFSKIDEQQINDIEKFFFSDDEDFEGAE; encoded by the exons ATGGACTCGATCAACTTCAACATAAAAGTACCGCTGCTCGAAAAGGCAGCCACAAACGTAAAGGATATCATCTCACACATCAGACTCAACGATGGAATCTACTTCGATCGCAGCAAATACAACAAGGAGGAAATTACGAATGACCTAAGAAGTAATAACGTCCAAAAAAAGATACAAGGAGTTAAGCGTCTCCTCATCGCTCACTCCATGAAGGAAGACGTTTCTGAATTCTACGTGGAAGttctaaataatttgtcaAATAAAAATCGCACTCTGAAGAAGCTGAtctataattatttatctCTCTATGGTGATCGGAATGCTGACCTGAGCATGCTTACTGTAAATTCGTTTAAAAAGGACATCCTCAGTAATGATTTCCAAATTCGTGCATATGCCTTGAGGGCCATGTGCTGCTGTAGGTCACTCGAGATGATAAATATTGTGATGGATTCACTTAAGATAATGGCGAAGGATAGATCTCCTTATGTTAGAAAGACAGCAGCCGATGTGATTCCTTCTATATATAACGTTGATCCTGAtcg GTACCTCCTGATCATGCATCCCTTCCACCAGACCTACCTAATCGACTTGCTGCTCCTATACTGCAGGGTATTTTACCGAGACCCCCTTAcaaataataacataaattttaagGAACTGTTTCGTGTGTTCGGTTACCTCGATGGAGGTGACACTGAGGAGGGTGGAGAGGAGGCGGAGGAGTCCTCCCCCTCTCGAGTGATCCCCGACAAGGGGGAGAAATGGAAGCACCGTCCTGGGGAGGATTCCCCTAATGTACAGTGCATTCCCCGTAACGGTACAGGGACGTCCCGCAGGAGAAGCCCCTCCCCATATCACTCCCACTACTGCACGGGCGACGAGTGGGACGACGAGTGGGATGACGAGCAGgaacaacagcagcagcagcaacagccGCAACAGCAGCGCCGCTACGGAGTGGACATCGAGctgttcattaaaaaattgctcctCCTGTTGTCCTCCTGTAGCTACAACGTAGTCATACAATCCATCTCATCTCTGTACCACCTGACCAAGTTTACCTTCAAGGAGAGTATGATCCAAGCGATTATCTCGTGTATCATGAAGTGCTCCATGGAGGGGAATGACCACATGTATGCTCTCTTTATCAGAAGCGTACAGTCGATTATAATTCATTTGAGACAAGACTTCGCTGCTTATCTCTCCTTCTTCTACATTAGCGCTCTAGACAGTAccgtcaaaaaaaaaatcaaaatagaCATGCTCTACATACTAAGTAATGAGGAAAACAGGCCAATCGTTTTGGAGGAGCTACTACATGCTCTGTTTCAACCAGGAAACGAGGATCTCATTGTGAAGAAGCTGTTTAGACACATAACTGCAGTGGCTGTGGTGGATTCATCGTGTCTCTCCACAGTCATGCAACACATCATTGCTCTCTTAAACTCGAGTCTTGAGTTGTACTCCTATGAGGCCATTCTCTCGCTAAGGCAGTTACTGAGACAGAGTGACGTAGAGCGTATCTcccaaattaattttttcttgactcgcattttttttaccattgaATCGACGGAAGTCCAAGCGTCCGTGTTGTGGACCCTGGCCAAGTACCAGAACTTCATGGACCATCTGCTGCTTTTCGATTTTGCTCGCATGTTGGTGAAGCGCTTTGAGCACATGGAGGGGGCGCTAAAGGTCCATGTCCTCCACTTCGTGCTAAAGGTTTGGGCCTACCAGTACGCCATTTGGTTCCTCCACGGGCGGGGCGCGGCAGGGGAGGGGCAAAACGGCAACGCGGCAGGTGAGAAGCAAAACGGGGAAGGGACAGGTGAGAAGCGGGTCTGGGAGAGACCCGCCGCAACAACGAGCATCTACCAAGAGCAGCACAGCAAGCTCGCACAGGGAACGAACAACCACGTGGTGCACATGGCGCAGCACCTGGAGGACTTTGCCAAGTACGAGCGCCTATGCAAGCTGGCCCTTCTGCAGGGATCGCGCCCTGAGGAGCGTTTCGACATCCAAGAGACCAGTAAATTTTACGCCAACATCATGCTCAGGATAAGGGAGCTAGCAAACAAAGGTGATCTCAACGTGACCTTTTGGCAAAGGGACCTCTACAGAGAAGCAGTGAACGAGTACACCCTTCCTCTTTGCTACTTGAAGCACGTTTTTCTCAACACTGGAAATGGAGACCCTTCTGGGGTGTTGCGTCTCAGTAGGGAGGAAATGCAGCGTGTGCGCAACTCTCCCGTTGGGGCGGCTCAGGGGGTAGAGCACGATGGTTACGGAGACTACCACTTCGACTTGGATCACAACTGTAATGGCAGCGGCAATCGAAGTGGCGATCTCGACGGCAATCTCGACTACGGCGATGGGGACGTCCAAGTCGACCTGAAGAACCCAGCTGTCCTGCAGCTGAATACCATGTCGAGCATCCTCAACAGAAGACTCCCATCCTACGTGGAGCTGCCCGACTTTGCGGACGAAGATTTGCCCAGAAGCGCACACATGacaaacaggaaaaaaacgaagcagcCCCTGACGAGTATCTCTTCGAGGGATGTACAGATCAGCTACACTGCCCACTTGAGCAGtaatcaaattttttccgACGTGGACGATTTTTACAGGGAGGAGGGAAATCTCGTGGATAGGCAAACAGGCTACACACAAAACACGCTGCGGAATGCGCACAAACAGATGCTGCATCCCACCAGCGGACTGCTAACCAACAGGGGGACCAAAATTCAGGGCGAGGATGACGAGTCTGATGACGAGCAGAATGGAGGCCCCCCCAAAGTAGGCGATAGTGCGGATACATACCTAGGGGAGTGCATCTCCGCcaccaatttttccaaaatagaCGAGCAGCAAATAAACGATATAGAAAAGTTCTTCTTCAGTGATGATGAAGATTTCGAGGGAGCTGAATAA
- a CDS encoding 50S ribosomal protein L18 (putative), with amino-acid sequence MNAPALLVPLLLLYLDVLHSFATNRAVFPRNPFSLFSSPNRKKAAPEQLPQGKVKKLKEKKKKKKNSALERLLREHAEKVEKVEKRDVSDNPSVDVDKEILQGKRIPRLRIKNTNNHIYATVVDDYRRHILCFSCSRDPNLSHVLGTYRNKTTNRVVNNGRTIKSGWEIGKDIARKALNKGIFKVRFDRGKFKYAGKVEALAEGARAVGLLL; translated from the exons ATGAACGCTCCCGCTCTCCTCGTCCCCCTCCTTTTACTTTACCTCGACGTATTGCACAGCTTTGCAACCAACAGGGCGGTCTTTCCAAGGAATCCATTCTCGTTGTTCTCGTCACCCAACAGAAAGAAAGCCGCACCTGAACAGCTCCCCCAGGGGAAGGTTAAGAAattgaaggagaaaaagaagaaaaaaaaaaat AGCGCCCTGGAAAGGCTGCTCCGCGAGCATGCGGAGAAGGTGGAGAAGGTGGAAAAGAGAGACGTGTCGGACAACCCTAGTGTAGACGTCGACAAGGAAATCCTTCAGGGGAAGAGAATACCAAGGCTAAGAATTAAAAACACAAATAATCATATTTATGCGACAGTAGTGGATGACTACAGGAGACATATACTCTGCTTTTCTTGCTCGAGAGACCCAAATTTATCACATGTGCTAGGCACGTACAGAAATAAGACAACCAATAGAGTTGTGAATAATGGGAGGACTATTAAATCTGGGTGGGAAATTGGGAAGGACATCGCAAGGAAGGCCTTAAATAAAGGCATTTTTAAGGTAAGATTTGATAGGGGGAAGTTCAAGTATGCCGGGAAGGTGGAGGCGTTAGCTGAGGGGGCCCGCGCCGTGGGGTTGCTGCTGTGA
- a CDS encoding integral membrane protein (putative), whose translation MEPPEMKGPTRILVNDKEVNHEGGLRKVKTWFKELVKNVFVHEDTDDTFPFNNKALRNTFWTSQLMCTRIILLSCFFSFVVAWRQNVALIGEDGLTPAKEHVEKVVQDLRDEGIWEKFRSFHSLFWFLPASDLVLTAMPVVGMVLSLAAILLNQINIVTVLPIYLILQSIYSVGNVWYNYVFEIELLENHLKCSFSSTPFVSVDRDQSDQVQKHRFVGTSRRKILSVRNTTITIKHRSFRLIGGVLILLYCLLNFITGNSYLFYVLLVAPLMFCFDDEVLLPLLLKAKRNEVLSVVREKTAQLAKSKGYFQSFDVLFCTGLSVDDVNKMRDAYFRIDSEGGAQNGGSGLYGGSGLYGGSGLYGGSRFDGGNRFNGGSRFDGGSRFDGVPPQAEKEHLLGRGSSNQETNFHLEENLLKCIKKDLLNALHWAFSKKGPQYILKNYNISKELIFHVFCAFIMVLYNSCVMNAEYGNFQQMNIYGSFGHINKVRREIIVRAVSPSSVSSTPHSVGALHLGGALLSGGALLSVGEPHSVGALLSGGAPHSGWDNYEFNCKPDNVEKTLCSQFRLLYGFLPVLYIDRLDWQFNLLSYSDDQTILQTPWFQKFLNKLASNDEDLISLLYRTPSFVPSPEGKKNPSKSSPIHLTVSSDVYRFSPQGEKNAWWEVVSSRVILEQKGLRYASSRFSRSGTHTGVDRLDEHNSLLHVGGTPVTEHRHRSISGTSHYVTTGGDASAEAISGGTSVEAISGEMMKRDSMRKKRRFAQQGRLHVEEPEADELEAAEQEAAEPEAAEKESLRRKIRTQEKNRYAQKKKKFFRQKKLQELRAEGEEREAREGREKETGKDTEKETDKETDKETDKETAQMMERTANRGREIEGEGEGGTSPLLVDGVAIEAHDPVGGAGREEVEMEDPEKAIDGENIFSAVKKMEEERERKNGEAVEEASEEAAEEAVEEAAGEASEEAAEEAVEEAAGEASEEEAQRGEYKLGGGGTGKGSPTEILPNMIPPNGGLSLDGEIKKEMDEAIRNSYKQYGLLNKYSRKITKLGLVNRDQGRSRYGEIKELLASRSGGHAYSRT comes from the exons atggaaccCCCTGAGATGAAGGGACCCACGCGGATCCTAGTCAACGACAAGGAAGTTAATCACGAGGGGGGTCTACGCAAGGTTAAGACGTGGTTCAAAGAGCTAgtcaaaaatgtgtttgtACACGAGGACACAGATGATACCTTTCCTTTCAACAACAAAGCTCTGCGGAACACCTTTTGGACGTCTCAACTA ATGTGCACCAGGATAATCCTCCTGTCCTGCTTCTTCTCGTTCGTTGTGGCGTGGCGGCAG AACGTCGCCTTGATCGGGGAGGACGGACTGACCCCGGCGAAGGAGCACGTGGAGAAGGTGGTGCAAGACCTGCGCGACGAGGGTATCTGGGAGAAGTTCCGGAGCTTCCACTCGCTGTTCTGGTTCCTCCCGGCGAGCGATTTGGTCCTGACGGCGATGCCGGTAGTAG GCATGGTCCTCTCCCTGGCGGCGATCCTGCTGAACCAAATAAACATAGTGACAGTGCTGCCGATTTACCTAATCCTGCAGTCCATTTACAGCGTGGGGAATGTATGGTACAACTACGTATTCGAGATCGAGTTGCTAGA AAACCATCTCAAATGTAGCTTCTCTAGCACCCCCTTTGTAAG TGTTGATAGGGACCAGTCTGATCAGGTTCAGAAACACAGATTTGTGGGGACATCtagaaggaaaatattatctGTACGAAACACAACCATTACCATCAAGCAtag GTCCTTTCGATTAATAGGTGGAGTATTGATCCTTCTCTACTGCTTACTGAATTTTATCACAGGGAATTcatatcttttttatgttttgctAGTAGCTCCTTTGATGTTTTGTTTCGACGATGAGGTGttgcttcctcttcttttaaAGGCCAAGAGGAATGAAGTGTTGTCTGTGGTGAGGGAGAAGACTGCACAGCTAGCCAAGAGTAAGGGATATTTTCAAAGTTTTGATGTGTTATTCTGTACAGGGTTGAGTGTGGACGATGTGAACAAGATGAGAGATGCGTATTTTAGGATCGACTCGGAGGGGGgggcgcaaaatggggggagcgGCTTGTATGGGGGGAGCGGCCTGTATGGGGGGAGCGGCCTGTATGGGGGGAGCCGCTTCGATGGAGGAAACCGCTTCAACGGAGGAAGCCGCTTCGATGGAGGGAGCCGCTTCGATGGAGTACCCCCCCAAGCGGAGAAGGAGCACCTCCTCGGTAGGGGAAGCTCCAACCAAGAAACGAATTTTCACCTAGAGGAAAATCTCCTGAagtgcataaaaaaggacTTGCTTAATGCGCTTCACTGGGCCttctcaaaaaaggggccacAATATATActgaaaaattacaacatcTCGAAGGAGCTGATCTTTCATGTGTTCTGTGCCTTCATCATGGTCCTATACAACAGCTGT GTGATGAATGCAGAGTATGGGAATTTCCAgcaaatgaatatatatggTTCCTTTGGGCATATCAACAAAGTGAGACGGGAGATCATCGTGCGGGCTGTCAGCCCATCCAGCGTATCGTCTACGCCACACTCGGTGGGGGCACTACACTTGGGGGGGGCACTACTCTCGGGGGGAGCACTACTCTCGGTGGGAGAACCACACTCGGTGGGAGCACTACTCTCGGGGGGAGCACCACACTCCGGGTGGGACAACTACGAATTTAATTGCAAGCCGGACAATGTAGAGAAGACCCTGTGTAGCCAGTTTAGACTCCTTTATGGCTTCCTCCCCGTTTTGTACATAGACAGACTCGATTGGCAATTCAACCTACTTAGTTACAGTGACGACCAGACCATCCTGCAGACTCCCTGGtttcagaaatttttaaacaaactCGCATCCAACGATGAAGATCTCATTTCTTTGTTGTATAGAACCCCTTCTTTTGTACCCTCCCctgaggggaagaagaacccaTCGAAATCGAGTCCCATCCATTTGACTGTCTCTAGTGACGTGTACCGATTTTCTCcacagggggagaagaatgCCTGGTGGGAGGTAGTCTCCTCGCGGGTCATCCTTGAACAGAAGGGTCTCCGCTATGCAAGCAGTAGGTTTAGCAGGAGTGGGACACACACTGGGGTGGACCGTCTAGATGAACACAACAGCCTCCTTCATGTAGGAGGCACTCCCGTCACTGAGCATAGGCACAGGTCCATATCGGGAACTAGCCATTATGTGACCACGGGGGGAGATGCTTCAGCGGAGGCCATCTCGGGGGGCACTTCTGTGGAGGCCATCTCGGGAGAGATGATGAAGCGGGACAGCATGCGGAAGAAGCGTCGATTTGCGCAGCAGGGGCGACTGCACGTGGAAGAGCCAGAAGCGGACGAGCTAGAAGCGGCGGAGCAAGAAGCAGCAGAACCAGAAGCGGCAGAGAAAGAGTCACTACGAAGGAAGATACGcacgcaggaaaaaaatagatatgcacaaaagaagaaaaagttttttaGGCAAAAGAAGCTGCAGGAGTTGAGAgcggagggggaggagcggGAGGCGCGggaggggagggaaaaggaaacagGAAAGGACACGGAAAAGGAAACGGACAAGGAAACGGACAAGGAAACGGACAAGGAAACGGCACAGATGATGGAGAGGACTGCGAACAGGGGAAGGGAAATCGAAGGCGAAGGCGAGGGGGGGACGTCTCCACTGCTGGTAGACGGCGTGGCTATCGAGGCGCACGACCCGGTTGGGGGAGCTGGTCGAGAGGAGGTGGAAATGGAAGACCCCGAAAAAGCGATCGatggggaaaatattttttcggCGGTGAAGAAgatggaggaggagagggaaaggaaaaatggggaggcaGTTGAAGAGGCATCTGAAGAGGCAGCTGAGGAGGCAGTTGAAGAGGCAGCGGGGGAGGCATCTGAAGAGGCAGCTGAGGAGGCAGTTGAAGAGGCAGCGGGGGAGGCATCTGAAGAGGAAGCACAAAGAGGAGAGTACAAACTcgggggaggggggacaGGGAAAGGAAGTCCCACAGAGATACTGCCAAATATGATACCCCCCAACGGGGGACTCTCCCTCgatggagaaataaaaaaggagatggaTGAGGCCATCCGAAATTCCTACAAACAGTACGGACTGCTTAACAAATATTCTCGTAAAATTACAAAGTTGGGGTTAGTCAACAGGGACCAGGGTCGGAGTCGCTACGGCGAGATAAAGGAGTTGCTGGCCAGCCGCAGCGGGGGACACGCCTACAGCAGGACTTGA